A portion of the Oxynema aestuarii AP17 genome contains these proteins:
- a CDS encoding DUF565 domain-containing protein has protein sequence MQNTRLNSLFDLAFGRLRASLRNPWRRLALFAISFLLGNLMGTTISTIAGQNANLDTVVAAILIVVTETYSWFVYRANRRVSQSLFVQSVNAFKVGLIYNLFVLAFTLGS, from the coding sequence ATGCAAAATACTCGTCTTAACAGCTTGTTCGATCTTGCTTTCGGGCGGTTGCGGGCGTCCCTTCGCAATCCTTGGCGGCGACTGGCGTTATTTGCGATTAGTTTTCTGTTAGGCAATTTGATGGGAACGACGATTTCGACGATCGCCGGACAAAATGCCAACTTAGATACGGTGGTCGCCGCGATCTTAATTGTAGTGACCGAAACTTACAGTTGGTTTGTCTATCGGGCCAATCGCCGAGTCTCCCAATCCTTGTTCGTCCAAAGCGTCAATGCGTTTAAAGTCGGCTTAATTTACAATCTCTTCGTTTTGGCCTTTACCCTCGGATCCTAA
- a CDS encoding RNA-guided endonuclease InsQ/TnpB family protein, giving the protein MRGTQWYVVVTIESDISVPDAPVRGRAIGIDLGLERFLTACDRSFQERPKFFKSMQRKLKLLQRRAARKQKGSQNWEKAQIEVARMHHRIANRRKDFHLKTAHQLCDRAQTIFAEDLNVKSLTRGMLRKDCVDAAFGQFLSLTEWVCWKRGVYFAKVNPNGTSQTCPSCLATASKGLEVREHHCPECGYRTHRDHAAAEMVLRRGQENVVTQGLWGTETACQVGLSGVYDLDKWRGAGIPNREAGKPAL; this is encoded by the coding sequence GTGCGAGGAACGCAATGGTACGTTGTCGTCACGATTGAATCGGATATCTCGGTTCCCGATGCTCCAGTTCGCGGTCGCGCGATTGGGATTGACCTGGGATTAGAGCGATTCTTGACGGCTTGCGATCGCTCTTTCCAAGAACGCCCTAAGTTTTTCAAGTCGATGCAACGCAAGCTAAAATTGCTGCAACGCAGAGCAGCACGAAAACAGAAGGGTTCTCAAAATTGGGAGAAGGCGCAAATCGAAGTGGCTAGAATGCACCATCGCATTGCCAATCGTCGTAAAGACTTCCATCTGAAAACGGCTCATCAGCTTTGCGATCGGGCGCAAACCATCTTTGCAGAAGACCTCAACGTCAAAAGCTTGACGAGAGGAATGCTGCGAAAAGATTGTGTAGATGCTGCCTTCGGACAATTCCTGTCTCTGACGGAATGGGTTTGCTGGAAGCGTGGGGTCTACTTTGCTAAAGTCAATCCCAACGGCACCAGTCAAACCTGTCCATCCTGCCTTGCTACGGCGAGCAAAGGGTTGGAAGTCAGAGAGCATCATTGTCCTGAGTGTGGGTATCGAACGCATCGTGACCATGCTGCAGCCGAGATGGTTTTGCGTCGTGGACAAGAAAACGTAGTAACCCAGGGACTCTGGGGAACGGAAACCGCCTGTCAAGTCGGTCTGTCGGGGGTCTATGACCTAGATAAGTGGCGCGGGGCAGGAATACCCAATCGTGAGGCTGGGAAGCCCGCGCTGTAA
- a CDS encoding prohibitin family protein → MRSNRNSATSYDAKNILIIAGGIAGAFVLLLAITALKPFVIVDAGQRGVLKKFGAVQDTVLGEGLHPIVPIVYSVEKISVRVDKSDIPAQAASKDLQDVKMNVALNWSIDPQKVNEVYQSIGDSEQVVQRIIFPAVSEVVKAATAKKNAEEIITKRTELKDEIDRELQARLQDYGLIIRDISLVDVAFSPEFAKAIEAKQIAEQDAKRAVFRAQQAEQDAQAEINRARGQAEAQRLLRETITQEILQQAAIEKWNGQFPMVMGNDGALPFININPGTAGNRAPQGQ, encoded by the coding sequence ATGAGATCGAATCGAAATTCAGCAACCTCCTATGATGCCAAAAATATTCTGATTATTGCGGGAGGCATTGCGGGAGCTTTTGTTTTGCTGCTGGCGATTACTGCCTTAAAACCGTTCGTGATTGTCGATGCGGGACAGCGCGGCGTTCTCAAGAAGTTTGGCGCCGTTCAAGATACGGTATTGGGGGAAGGTCTCCATCCGATCGTCCCGATCGTTTACAGCGTCGAAAAAATTAGCGTTCGCGTCGATAAAAGCGATATTCCGGCCCAGGCGGCCTCGAAAGATTTGCAAGATGTGAAAATGAATGTTGCCCTCAACTGGAGCATCGATCCGCAAAAGGTCAATGAGGTTTATCAGAGTATTGGCGATTCGGAACAGGTGGTGCAGCGTATTATTTTCCCGGCAGTTTCCGAAGTCGTGAAAGCGGCGACGGCGAAGAAAAATGCGGAGGAAATTATTACCAAACGCACGGAATTAAAAGACGAAATCGATCGCGAATTGCAAGCTCGGCTGCAAGATTACGGGTTGATTATTCGGGATATTTCTTTAGTCGATGTCGCGTTTTCGCCGGAGTTTGCGAAAGCGATCGAAGCGAAACAAATTGCCGAACAAGATGCTAAGCGCGCCGTGTTTCGCGCCCAACAAGCGGAACAAGATGCCCAGGCAGAAATTAACCGCGCGAGGGGACAAGCGGAAGCGCAACGGCTGTTAAGAGAAACGATTACCCAGGAAATTTTGCAACAGGCGGCGATCGAGAAGTGGAACGGTCAGTTTCCGATGGTGATGGGGAACGATGGCGCGCTACCGTTTATTAATATCAATCCGGGGACGGCGGGCAATCGCGCGCCCCAAGGGCAATAA
- a CDS encoding RNA-guided endonuclease InsQ/TnpB family protein, which translates to MLTMNYTYRIYPNVVQQTELRSWLETCRGVYNYALRELKDWIASRKCSVDRCSLEKEYIIPADEPFPSYHRQQNNLPKAKKQFPHLGQVHSQVLQTTIRRLHDTWEVFQKRGYGFPHFKKFGQLKSFLFPQFKNNPINGFTIKLPKIGEVPINLHPPFAPLSKGGWGDTGKGIVQGARNAMVRCRHD; encoded by the coding sequence ATGCTGACCATGAACTACACCTACCGAATCTATCCAAATGTCGTACAGCAGACTGAACTGCGGTCGTGGCTTGAGACGTGCAGAGGGGTATATAACTACGCTTTGCGCGAACTCAAGGATTGGATTGCTTCTCGTAAGTGTTCGGTAGACCGATGCTCGTTGGAAAAGGAATACATCATTCCCGCCGATGAGCCATTCCCGTCTTACCATCGTCAGCAGAACAACCTGCCCAAAGCAAAGAAGCAATTCCCGCATCTGGGTCAGGTGCATTCTCAGGTGTTGCAGACCACGATTCGCAGACTGCACGATACCTGGGAAGTATTTCAGAAACGGGGATATGGATTCCCGCATTTCAAAAAATTCGGTCAACTCAAATCCTTTCTATTTCCCCAGTTCAAGAACAATCCCATCAATGGCTTCACAATCAAATTGCCAAAGATCGGGGAAGTACCCATCAACCTGCATCCCCCCTTCGCCCCCCTTTCAAAGGGGGGTTGGGGGGATACAGGTAAGGGTATTGTCCAGGGTGCGAGGAACGCAATGGTACGTTGTCGTCACGATTGA
- a CDS encoding glycerate kinase: MTDRTTTIAAILQQWARGEISSAEAIAQLEPYELEDPRRLNAFGIDRDRLRTDLAQRSRLFESVVGRPSLKRIDSKTFLPSLWFVWLPLAQHLARRRTDLGRPWIQGILGLQGTGKTTLTHILSAILTELDLKVLCLSVDDLYKTYRDRQQLQRQDPRLIWRGPPGTHDIDLGIAVLDRLRSPDDRPIAVPRFDKSAYGGAGDRGEPERVGAVDLVLFEGWLVGVRPIASHHFDRAPWPIETDADRQFARDCNDRLHAYLPLWDRLDRLTVLDPVDWQLSCQWRMQAEREMKARGRDGMSDDQIRAFVEYFWKALHPELFLPPLRADRDRVDLILQIDRDRSYRAAY; encoded by the coding sequence ATGACCGACCGAACGACAACGATCGCCGCAATTTTGCAACAGTGGGCGCGCGGTGAGATTTCCTCTGCGGAGGCGATCGCCCAACTCGAACCCTACGAACTCGAAGACCCGCGCCGTCTCAACGCTTTCGGCATCGATCGCGATCGCCTCCGGACCGATTTAGCCCAGCGATCGCGCCTTTTCGAGTCCGTCGTGGGGCGCCCGAGTTTAAAGCGTATCGACAGCAAGACATTTTTACCGAGTTTGTGGTTCGTCTGGCTCCCCCTCGCCCAACACTTAGCCCGTCGGCGAACCGATCTGGGTCGGCCCTGGATTCAGGGGATTTTAGGATTGCAGGGAACGGGCAAAACCACCCTCACTCACATTTTAAGCGCGATCCTCACCGAGTTAGACCTCAAGGTACTCTGTTTGTCCGTAGACGACCTCTACAAAACCTATCGCGATCGCCAACAACTGCAACGACAAGACCCCCGCTTAATTTGGCGCGGTCCCCCGGGAACCCACGATATCGACCTGGGAATCGCCGTATTAGACCGACTGCGATCGCCCGACGATCGCCCGATCGCCGTTCCCCGGTTCGACAAATCCGCTTATGGCGGCGCGGGCGATCGGGGCGAACCCGAACGAGTCGGCGCCGTGGATCTCGTCCTCTTTGAAGGTTGGTTGGTCGGCGTGCGCCCGATCGCCTCCCACCACTTCGATCGCGCCCCCTGGCCCATCGAAACCGACGCCGACCGCCAATTTGCTCGGGACTGTAACGACCGCCTGCACGCCTATCTCCCCTTGTGGGATCGCCTCGATCGCCTCACCGTCCTCGATCCCGTCGATTGGCAACTGAGCTGTCAGTGGCGAATGCAAGCGGAACGCGAAATGAAAGCGCGAGGACGCGACGGGATGAGTGACGACCAAATCCGAGCTTTCGTCGAATATTTCTGGAAAGCCTTACATCCCGAACTATTCCTGCCTCCCTTGCGGGCCGATCGCGATCGGGTAGACCTGATTTTACAGATCGATCGCGATCGCTCCTACCGCGCCGCGTACTAA
- a CDS encoding PEP-CTERM sorting domain-containing protein — protein sequence MKSQLFTNGLKTGTVALGLLCLTAQGASANPLNGVVFNVFLECINDGVVLQRDDARVNEYNWQYAIDATNDGSGGSQFEMFGMGVRETQDSIWVVLNGNTPLTGVFDSDAADDNIGWGDLFFNLNPTTDFQTASSEGSLYGVRFAGTNDSGVSEVGLYRNVTAQSVTGSNHGYASLDAYHDAIASADLGDMDADGYLDNGQQYYRGGSSLNTIASGTPLSGINWLSDEDLADGHFDRSLFGGSETIAFSFSKSSVFGEPEAPTQSVPEPSSLIGLAFLGLSAFGVKRHKKQSSNW from the coding sequence ATGAAATCTCAACTCTTTACCAACGGACTTAAAACTGGAACAGTTGCTTTGGGTCTTCTCTGCTTAACGGCTCAAGGTGCCAGTGCCAATCCTTTGAACGGTGTAGTTTTCAACGTTTTCCTGGAATGTATTAACGATGGTGTCGTCCTGCAAAGAGATGACGCCCGGGTGAACGAATATAATTGGCAGTACGCGATCGATGCCACCAACGACGGCAGTGGCGGCAGCCAATTTGAAATGTTCGGGATGGGGGTTCGCGAAACCCAAGATAGCATTTGGGTCGTCCTCAACGGCAATACACCTCTGACTGGCGTCTTTGATTCTGATGCGGCTGACGACAATATTGGCTGGGGCGATTTATTCTTTAATTTAAACCCGACAACTGATTTCCAAACAGCTAGTAGTGAAGGCAGTTTGTACGGCGTTCGCTTCGCGGGTACGAACGATTCTGGAGTCTCCGAAGTCGGTTTATACAGAAATGTCACCGCTCAAAGCGTTACTGGATCGAACCACGGTTATGCTAGCTTGGATGCTTACCACGACGCGATTGCGAGCGCAGATTTGGGCGACATGGACGCCGATGGGTATCTCGACAACGGCCAACAATACTATCGAGGAGGGAGTAGCCTCAATACGATCGCCTCTGGAACTCCCCTCAGTGGGATTAATTGGCTCAGTGACGAGGACTTAGCCGACGGACATTTCGATCGCTCGTTATTTGGCGGTAGCGAAACCATCGCTTTTAGCTTTAGCAAATCCTCCGTTTTCGGCGAACCCGAAGCCCCGACTCAAAGTGTTCCCGAACCTTCTAGCCTCATCGGTTTGGCGTTCCTCGGCTTGAGTGCTTTCGGTGTCAAACGTCATAAAAAACAAAGCAGCAATTGGTGA